Proteins encoded in a region of the Falco rusticolus isolate bFalRus1 chromosome 10, bFalRus1.pri, whole genome shotgun sequence genome:
- the ZNF512B gene encoding zinc finger protein 512B isoform X2: MADSYTFKGGRKTAGSNKPAASKESRTETRINPPAELPKLGNATSDRTEGRKKGRPKAENQALKDIPLPLMNQWKDEFKAHSRVKCPNSGCWLEFPSIYGLKYHYQRCQGGAISEKLTYSCSYCEAAFTSKTQLEKHRLWNHLDRPVPTSKAENKVPKAIGKSSGKKRAAESSACPTIHPKQAKTEKAAAQDHAENGECLAESRESKEFQIAAAEAMAAATPTAKSSSGKDAVQQRGSQASLQEEDPERMKHRRKQKTPKKFTGEQPSISGTFGLKGLVKAEDKAKAHRAKKLEGNTNTEELKKKPPGAGVKKETAVHLPAANPEDQWQREISEKGEVACPTCSVITRKTVVGLKKHMDVCQKLQDALKCQHCKKQFKSKAGLNYHTMAEHVSKPVPVETAGLGEQEERERLRKVLKQMGKLKCPNEGCVANFSSLMGYQYHQKRCGKQLAEADKPVFSCPHCGKKYKSKAGHDYHVRSEHMASVSPLDASTAQGVGPSPPGGDCRAAEPAGRTEPGRAGPGKPSEEPEVKPEPGPVEDFERTPSGRIRRTSAQVAVFHLQEIAEDELAKDWTKRRMKDDLVPETKRLNYTRPGLPKLNPRLLENWKNEVKEKGRINCPNNCCEAIYSSVSGLKAHLANCNKGDHSVGKYRCLLCQKEFSSESGVKYHIIKAHSENWFRTSAEASRKKKSREQLSSSKEEKKKSTSGKKRGRKPKERPPEMSPKGKESVAAKTNHKKTLEHWEGPRGSPDGDELVPKPPSQRKGGASKMPEK; the protein is encoded by the exons ATGGCGGATTCCTATACCTTTAAAGGtggaaggaaaactgcaggCTCTAACAAACCCGCTGCCAGCAAAGAAAGCAGGACAGAGACAAGGATAAACCCACCGGCAGAGCTGCCCAAGCTCG GAAATGCAACCAGTGACAGAACTGAGGGCAGGAAGAAAGGACGACCCAAGGCCGAGAACCAGGCGCTGAAAGACATCCCC CTCCCCCTGATGAACCAGTGGAAGGACGAATTCAAAGCCCACTCCAGGGTGAAATGTCCCAATTcaggctgctggctggagtTCCCCAGCATTTATGGTTTGAAGTACCACTATCAACGCTGCCAAGGG GGTGCAATCTCAGAGAAGCTGACGTATTCGTGCTCGTACTGCGAAGCTGCCTTCACCTCCAAAACCCAGCTAGAAAAGCATCGGCTCTGGAATCACTTGGACCGGCCAGTGCCaaccagcaaagcagaaaacaaagtgcCGAAGGCCATTGGAAAGAGCAGTGGCAAGAAAAG AGCTGCTGAGAGTTCAGCTTGCCCCACCATCCATCCCAAACAGGCAAAGACGGAAAAAGCTGCGGCCCAGGACCACGCCGAGAATGGCGAGTGCCTGGCGGAGAGCCGGGAGAGCAAGGAGTTTCAGATCGCAGCAGCTGAGGCAATGGCAGCCGCCACCCCCACGGCGAAGTCTTCGAGCGGCAAGGATGCTGTGCAGCAGCGGGGCAGCCAGGCCTCTCTGCAGGAGGAAGACCCCGAGAGGATGAAGCACA gaaggaaacagaaaactcCTAAGAAATTTACGGGGGAGCAGCCGTCCATCTCGGGGACGTTTGGACTGAAAG GTCTTGTTAAAGCAGAGGACAAAGCGAAAGCTCATCGAGCCAAGAAGTTAGAGGGTAACACCAACACAGAGGAGCTGAAAAAGAAACCTCCAGGAGCTGGTGTGAAGAAGGAAACAGCTGTACATCTACCAGCAG CAAACCCCGAGGACCAGTGGCAGCGGGAGATCAGCGAGAAGGGAGAAGTTGCCTGTCCAACCTGCAGTGTTATAACCAGAAAGACTGTTGTGGGGCTCAAAAAGCACATGGATGTCTGCCAGAAG CTGCAGGATGCCTTGAAGTGTCAGCACTGCAAAAAGCAGTTCAAGTCCAAGGCTGGGCTGAATTACCACACCATGGCTGAACACGTCAGCAAG CCTGTTCCTGTGGAAACCGCTGGACTTGGTGAACAGGAAGAGCgggaaaggctgaggaaagTGCTAAAGCAGATGGGAAAACTGAAATGTCCCAATGAG GGCTGCGTGGCCAATTTCTCCAGCCTAATGGGCTACCAGTACCACCAGAAGCGGTGCGGGAAGCAGCTCGCCGAGGCCGACAAGCCTGTCTTCAGCTGCCCACACTGTGGCAAGAAGTACAAATCCAAGGCTGGCCACGACTACCATGTGCGGTCAGAACACATGGCCTCGGTGAGCCCCCTGGACGCCTCCACAGCCCAAGGAGTGGGGCCATCCCCCCCTGGGGGtgactgcagagctgcagagcctgcGGGCAGGAcagagccgggcagggccgggccgggcaaG CCTTCGGAGGAGCCAGAGGTGAAGCCGGAGCCTGGCCCCGTAGAAGATTTTGAAAGGACCCCAAGTGGCCGCATCCGTCGGACATCAGCCCAAGTAGCCGTCTTCCACCTTCAGGAGATAGCGGAGGACGAGCTTGCCAAGGATTGGACCAAGCGGAGGATGAAGGACGACCTGGTGCCTGAAACGAAGCGG CTCAATTACACCCGACCTGGGCTTCCAAAGCTCAATCCAAGGCTGctggaaaactggaagaatGAAGTGAAGGAGAAGGGCCGCATCAACTGTCCCAACAAC TGCTGTGAAGCCATTTACTCCAGCGTCTCAGGGCTGAAAGCTCACCTGGCCAACTGCAACAAG GGGGACCACTCAGTGGGCAAGTACCGCTGCCTCCTGTGCCAGAAGGAGTTCAGCTCAGAGAGCGGGGTCAAGTACCACATCATCAAGGCTCACTCGGAG AACTGGTTCCGAACCTCTGCAGAGGCCAGCcggaaaaagaaaagcagggaacagctttcttccagcaaagaggagaaaaagaaaagcacaagcgggaagaaaagggggaggaaaCCCAAAGAGAGGCCTCCAGAAATGTCCCCGAAGGGCAAAGAGAGCGTGGCAGCAAAGACTAATCACAAGAAAACCCTTGAGCACTGGGAAGGCCCCCGAGGCAGCCCCGATGGGGATGAGCTTGTCCCCAAGCCCCCGAGCCAGCGGAAGGGAGGAGCCAGTAAGATGCCTGAGAAATGA
- the ZNF512B gene encoding zinc finger protein 512B isoform X7, producing MADSYTFKGGRKTAGSNKPAASKESRTETRINPPAELPKLGNATSDRTEGRKKGRPKAENQALKDIPGAISEKLTYSCSYCEAAFTSKTQLEKHRLWNHLDRPVPTSKAENKVPKAIGKSSGKKRAAESSACPTIHPKQAKTEKAAAQDHAENGECLAESRESKEFQIAAAEAMAAATPTAKSSSGKDAVQQRGSQASLQEEDPERMKHRRKQKTPKKFTGEQPSISGTFGLKGLVKAEDKAKAHRAKKLEGNTNTEELKKKPPGAGVKKETAVHLPAANPEDQWQREISEKGEVACPTCSVITRKTVVGLKKHMDVCQKLQDALKCQHCKKQFKSKAGLNYHTMAEHVSKPVPVETAGLGEQEERERLRKVLKQMGKLKCPNEGCVANFSSLMGYQYHQKRCGKQLAEADKPVFSCPHCGKKYKSKAGHDYHVRSEHMASVSPLDASTAQGVGPSPPGGDCRAAEPAGRTEPGRAGPGKPSEEPEVKPEPGPVEDFERTPSGRIRRTSAQVAVFHLQEIAEDELAKDWTKRRMKDDLVPETKRLNYTRPGLPKLNPRLLENWKNEVKEKGRINCPNNCCEAIYSSVSGLKAHLANCNKGDHSVGKYRCLLCQKEFSSESGVKYHIIKAHSENWFRTSAEASRKKKSREQLSSSKEEKKKSTSGKKRGRKPKERPPEMSPKGKESVAAKTNHKKTLEHWEGPRGSPDGDELVPKPPSQRKGGASKMPEK from the exons ATGGCGGATTCCTATACCTTTAAAGGtggaaggaaaactgcaggCTCTAACAAACCCGCTGCCAGCAAAGAAAGCAGGACAGAGACAAGGATAAACCCACCGGCAGAGCTGCCCAAGCTCG GAAATGCAACCAGTGACAGAACTGAGGGCAGGAAGAAAGGACGACCCAAGGCCGAGAACCAGGCGCTGAAAGACATCCCC GGTGCAATCTCAGAGAAGCTGACGTATTCGTGCTCGTACTGCGAAGCTGCCTTCACCTCCAAAACCCAGCTAGAAAAGCATCGGCTCTGGAATCACTTGGACCGGCCAGTGCCaaccagcaaagcagaaaacaaagtgcCGAAGGCCATTGGAAAGAGCAGTGGCAAGAAAAG AGCTGCTGAGAGTTCAGCTTGCCCCACCATCCATCCCAAACAGGCAAAGACGGAAAAAGCTGCGGCCCAGGACCACGCCGAGAATGGCGAGTGCCTGGCGGAGAGCCGGGAGAGCAAGGAGTTTCAGATCGCAGCAGCTGAGGCAATGGCAGCCGCCACCCCCACGGCGAAGTCTTCGAGCGGCAAGGATGCTGTGCAGCAGCGGGGCAGCCAGGCCTCTCTGCAGGAGGAAGACCCCGAGAGGATGAAGCACA gaaggaaacagaaaactcCTAAGAAATTTACGGGGGAGCAGCCGTCCATCTCGGGGACGTTTGGACTGAAAG GTCTTGTTAAAGCAGAGGACAAAGCGAAAGCTCATCGAGCCAAGAAGTTAGAGGGTAACACCAACACAGAGGAGCTGAAAAAGAAACCTCCAGGAGCTGGTGTGAAGAAGGAAACAGCTGTACATCTACCAGCAG CAAACCCCGAGGACCAGTGGCAGCGGGAGATCAGCGAGAAGGGAGAAGTTGCCTGTCCAACCTGCAGTGTTATAACCAGAAAGACTGTTGTGGGGCTCAAAAAGCACATGGATGTCTGCCAGAAG CTGCAGGATGCCTTGAAGTGTCAGCACTGCAAAAAGCAGTTCAAGTCCAAGGCTGGGCTGAATTACCACACCATGGCTGAACACGTCAGCAAG CCTGTTCCTGTGGAAACCGCTGGACTTGGTGAACAGGAAGAGCgggaaaggctgaggaaagTGCTAAAGCAGATGGGAAAACTGAAATGTCCCAATGAG GGCTGCGTGGCCAATTTCTCCAGCCTAATGGGCTACCAGTACCACCAGAAGCGGTGCGGGAAGCAGCTCGCCGAGGCCGACAAGCCTGTCTTCAGCTGCCCACACTGTGGCAAGAAGTACAAATCCAAGGCTGGCCACGACTACCATGTGCGGTCAGAACACATGGCCTCGGTGAGCCCCCTGGACGCCTCCACAGCCCAAGGAGTGGGGCCATCCCCCCCTGGGGGtgactgcagagctgcagagcctgcGGGCAGGAcagagccgggcagggccgggccgggcaaG CCTTCGGAGGAGCCAGAGGTGAAGCCGGAGCCTGGCCCCGTAGAAGATTTTGAAAGGACCCCAAGTGGCCGCATCCGTCGGACATCAGCCCAAGTAGCCGTCTTCCACCTTCAGGAGATAGCGGAGGACGAGCTTGCCAAGGATTGGACCAAGCGGAGGATGAAGGACGACCTGGTGCCTGAAACGAAGCGG CTCAATTACACCCGACCTGGGCTTCCAAAGCTCAATCCAAGGCTGctggaaaactggaagaatGAAGTGAAGGAGAAGGGCCGCATCAACTGTCCCAACAAC TGCTGTGAAGCCATTTACTCCAGCGTCTCAGGGCTGAAAGCTCACCTGGCCAACTGCAACAAG GGGGACCACTCAGTGGGCAAGTACCGCTGCCTCCTGTGCCAGAAGGAGTTCAGCTCAGAGAGCGGGGTCAAGTACCACATCATCAAGGCTCACTCGGAG AACTGGTTCCGAACCTCTGCAGAGGCCAGCcggaaaaagaaaagcagggaacagctttcttccagcaaagaggagaaaaagaaaagcacaagcgggaagaaaagggggaggaaaCCCAAAGAGAGGCCTCCAGAAATGTCCCCGAAGGGCAAAGAGAGCGTGGCAGCAAAGACTAATCACAAGAAAACCCTTGAGCACTGGGAAGGCCCCCGAGGCAGCCCCGATGGGGATGAGCTTGTCCCCAAGCCCCCGAGCCAGCGGAAGGGAGGAGCCAGTAAGATGCCTGAGAAATGA
- the ZNF512B gene encoding zinc finger protein 512B isoform X4 yields MADSYTFKGGRKTAGSNKPAASKESRTETRINPPAELPKLGNATSDRTEGRKKGRPKAENQALKDIPLPLMNQWKDEFKAHSRVKCPNSGCWLEFPSIYGLKYHYQRCQGGAISEKLTYSCSYCEAAFTSKTQLEKHRLWNHLDRPVPTSKAENKVPKAIGKSSGKKRAAESSACPTIHPKQAKTEKAAAQDHAENGECLAESRESKEFQIAAAEAMAAATPTAKSSSGKDAVQQRGSQASLQEEDPERMKHRRKQKTPKKFTGEQPSISGTFGLKGLVKAEDKAKAHRAKKLEGNTNTEELKKKPPGAGVKKETAVHLPAANPEDQWQREISEKGEVACPTCSVITRKTVVGLKKHMDVCQKLQDALKCQHCKKQFKSKAGLNYHTMAEHVSKGCVANFSSLMGYQYHQKRCGKQLAEADKPVFSCPHCGKKYKSKAGHDYHVRSEHMASVSPLDASTAQGVGPSPPGGDCRAAEPAGRTEPGRAGPGKPSEEPEVKPEPGPVEDFERTPSGRIRRTSAQVAVFHLQEIAEDELAKDWTKRRMKDDLVPETKRLNYTRPGLPKLNPRLLENWKNEVKEKGRINCPNNCCEAIYSSVSGLKAHLANCNKGDHSVGKYRCLLCQKEFSSESGVKYHIIKAHSENWFRTSAEASRKKKSREQLSSSKEEKKKSTSGKKRGRKPKERPPEMSPKGKESVAAKTNHKKTLEHWEGPRGSPDGDELVPKPPSQRKGGASKMPEK; encoded by the exons ATGGCGGATTCCTATACCTTTAAAGGtggaaggaaaactgcaggCTCTAACAAACCCGCTGCCAGCAAAGAAAGCAGGACAGAGACAAGGATAAACCCACCGGCAGAGCTGCCCAAGCTCG GAAATGCAACCAGTGACAGAACTGAGGGCAGGAAGAAAGGACGACCCAAGGCCGAGAACCAGGCGCTGAAAGACATCCCC CTCCCCCTGATGAACCAGTGGAAGGACGAATTCAAAGCCCACTCCAGGGTGAAATGTCCCAATTcaggctgctggctggagtTCCCCAGCATTTATGGTTTGAAGTACCACTATCAACGCTGCCAAGGG GGTGCAATCTCAGAGAAGCTGACGTATTCGTGCTCGTACTGCGAAGCTGCCTTCACCTCCAAAACCCAGCTAGAAAAGCATCGGCTCTGGAATCACTTGGACCGGCCAGTGCCaaccagcaaagcagaaaacaaagtgcCGAAGGCCATTGGAAAGAGCAGTGGCAAGAAAAG AGCTGCTGAGAGTTCAGCTTGCCCCACCATCCATCCCAAACAGGCAAAGACGGAAAAAGCTGCGGCCCAGGACCACGCCGAGAATGGCGAGTGCCTGGCGGAGAGCCGGGAGAGCAAGGAGTTTCAGATCGCAGCAGCTGAGGCAATGGCAGCCGCCACCCCCACGGCGAAGTCTTCGAGCGGCAAGGATGCTGTGCAGCAGCGGGGCAGCCAGGCCTCTCTGCAGGAGGAAGACCCCGAGAGGATGAAGCACA gaaggaaacagaaaactcCTAAGAAATTTACGGGGGAGCAGCCGTCCATCTCGGGGACGTTTGGACTGAAAG GTCTTGTTAAAGCAGAGGACAAAGCGAAAGCTCATCGAGCCAAGAAGTTAGAGGGTAACACCAACACAGAGGAGCTGAAAAAGAAACCTCCAGGAGCTGGTGTGAAGAAGGAAACAGCTGTACATCTACCAGCAG CAAACCCCGAGGACCAGTGGCAGCGGGAGATCAGCGAGAAGGGAGAAGTTGCCTGTCCAACCTGCAGTGTTATAACCAGAAAGACTGTTGTGGGGCTCAAAAAGCACATGGATGTCTGCCAGAAG CTGCAGGATGCCTTGAAGTGTCAGCACTGCAAAAAGCAGTTCAAGTCCAAGGCTGGGCTGAATTACCACACCATGGCTGAACACGTCAGCAAG GGCTGCGTGGCCAATTTCTCCAGCCTAATGGGCTACCAGTACCACCAGAAGCGGTGCGGGAAGCAGCTCGCCGAGGCCGACAAGCCTGTCTTCAGCTGCCCACACTGTGGCAAGAAGTACAAATCCAAGGCTGGCCACGACTACCATGTGCGGTCAGAACACATGGCCTCGGTGAGCCCCCTGGACGCCTCCACAGCCCAAGGAGTGGGGCCATCCCCCCCTGGGGGtgactgcagagctgcagagcctgcGGGCAGGAcagagccgggcagggccgggccgggcaaG CCTTCGGAGGAGCCAGAGGTGAAGCCGGAGCCTGGCCCCGTAGAAGATTTTGAAAGGACCCCAAGTGGCCGCATCCGTCGGACATCAGCCCAAGTAGCCGTCTTCCACCTTCAGGAGATAGCGGAGGACGAGCTTGCCAAGGATTGGACCAAGCGGAGGATGAAGGACGACCTGGTGCCTGAAACGAAGCGG CTCAATTACACCCGACCTGGGCTTCCAAAGCTCAATCCAAGGCTGctggaaaactggaagaatGAAGTGAAGGAGAAGGGCCGCATCAACTGTCCCAACAAC TGCTGTGAAGCCATTTACTCCAGCGTCTCAGGGCTGAAAGCTCACCTGGCCAACTGCAACAAG GGGGACCACTCAGTGGGCAAGTACCGCTGCCTCCTGTGCCAGAAGGAGTTCAGCTCAGAGAGCGGGGTCAAGTACCACATCATCAAGGCTCACTCGGAG AACTGGTTCCGAACCTCTGCAGAGGCCAGCcggaaaaagaaaagcagggaacagctttcttccagcaaagaggagaaaaagaaaagcacaagcgggaagaaaagggggaggaaaCCCAAAGAGAGGCCTCCAGAAATGTCCCCGAAGGGCAAAGAGAGCGTGGCAGCAAAGACTAATCACAAGAAAACCCTTGAGCACTGGGAAGGCCCCCGAGGCAGCCCCGATGGGGATGAGCTTGTCCCCAAGCCCCCGAGCCAGCGGAAGGGAGGAGCCAGTAAGATGCCTGAGAAATGA
- the ZNF512B gene encoding zinc finger protein 512B isoform X10, producing MADSYTFKGGRKTAGSNKPAASKESRTETRINPPAELPKLGNATSDRTEGRKKGRPKAENQALKDIPLPLMNQWKDEFKAHSRVKCPNSGCWLEFPSIYGLKYHYQRCQGGAISEKLTYSCSYCEAAFTSKTQLEKHRLWNHLDRPVPTSKAENKVPKAIGKSSGKKRAAESSACPTIHPKQAKTEKAAAQDHAENGECLAESRESKEFQIAAAEAMAAATPTAKSSSGKDAVQQRGSQASLQEEDPERMKHRRKQKTPKKFTGEQPSISGTFGLKGLVKAEDKAKAHRAKKLEGNTNTEELKKKPPGAGVKKETAVHLPAANPEDQWQREISEKGEVACPTCSVITRKTVVGLKKHMDVCQKLQDALKCQHCKKQFKSKAGLNYHTMAEHVSKPVPVETAGLGEQEERERLRKVLKQMGKLKCPNEGCVANFSSLMGYQYHQKRCGKQLAEADKPVFSCPHCGKKYKSKAGHDYHVRSEHMASPSEEPEVKPEPGPVEDFERTPSGRIRRTSAQVAVFHLQEIAEDELAKDWTKRRMKDDLVPETKRLNYTRPGLPKLNPRLLENWKNEVKEKGRINCPNNCCEAIYSSVSGLKAHLANCNKGDHSVGKYRCLLCQKEFSSESGVKYHIIKAHSENWFRTSAEASRKKKSREQLSSSKEEKKKSTSGKKRGRKPKERPPEMSPKGKESVAAKTNHKKTLEHWEGPRGSPDGDELVPKPPSQRKGGASKMPEK from the exons ATGGCGGATTCCTATACCTTTAAAGGtggaaggaaaactgcaggCTCTAACAAACCCGCTGCCAGCAAAGAAAGCAGGACAGAGACAAGGATAAACCCACCGGCAGAGCTGCCCAAGCTCG GAAATGCAACCAGTGACAGAACTGAGGGCAGGAAGAAAGGACGACCCAAGGCCGAGAACCAGGCGCTGAAAGACATCCCC CTCCCCCTGATGAACCAGTGGAAGGACGAATTCAAAGCCCACTCCAGGGTGAAATGTCCCAATTcaggctgctggctggagtTCCCCAGCATTTATGGTTTGAAGTACCACTATCAACGCTGCCAAGGG GGTGCAATCTCAGAGAAGCTGACGTATTCGTGCTCGTACTGCGAAGCTGCCTTCACCTCCAAAACCCAGCTAGAAAAGCATCGGCTCTGGAATCACTTGGACCGGCCAGTGCCaaccagcaaagcagaaaacaaagtgcCGAAGGCCATTGGAAAGAGCAGTGGCAAGAAAAG AGCTGCTGAGAGTTCAGCTTGCCCCACCATCCATCCCAAACAGGCAAAGACGGAAAAAGCTGCGGCCCAGGACCACGCCGAGAATGGCGAGTGCCTGGCGGAGAGCCGGGAGAGCAAGGAGTTTCAGATCGCAGCAGCTGAGGCAATGGCAGCCGCCACCCCCACGGCGAAGTCTTCGAGCGGCAAGGATGCTGTGCAGCAGCGGGGCAGCCAGGCCTCTCTGCAGGAGGAAGACCCCGAGAGGATGAAGCACA gaaggaaacagaaaactcCTAAGAAATTTACGGGGGAGCAGCCGTCCATCTCGGGGACGTTTGGACTGAAAG GTCTTGTTAAAGCAGAGGACAAAGCGAAAGCTCATCGAGCCAAGAAGTTAGAGGGTAACACCAACACAGAGGAGCTGAAAAAGAAACCTCCAGGAGCTGGTGTGAAGAAGGAAACAGCTGTACATCTACCAGCAG CAAACCCCGAGGACCAGTGGCAGCGGGAGATCAGCGAGAAGGGAGAAGTTGCCTGTCCAACCTGCAGTGTTATAACCAGAAAGACTGTTGTGGGGCTCAAAAAGCACATGGATGTCTGCCAGAAG CTGCAGGATGCCTTGAAGTGTCAGCACTGCAAAAAGCAGTTCAAGTCCAAGGCTGGGCTGAATTACCACACCATGGCTGAACACGTCAGCAAG CCTGTTCCTGTGGAAACCGCTGGACTTGGTGAACAGGAAGAGCgggaaaggctgaggaaagTGCTAAAGCAGATGGGAAAACTGAAATGTCCCAATGAG GGCTGCGTGGCCAATTTCTCCAGCCTAATGGGCTACCAGTACCACCAGAAGCGGTGCGGGAAGCAGCTCGCCGAGGCCGACAAGCCTGTCTTCAGCTGCCCACACTGTGGCAAGAAGTACAAATCCAAGGCTGGCCACGACTACCATGTGCGGTCAGAACACATGGCCTCG CCTTCGGAGGAGCCAGAGGTGAAGCCGGAGCCTGGCCCCGTAGAAGATTTTGAAAGGACCCCAAGTGGCCGCATCCGTCGGACATCAGCCCAAGTAGCCGTCTTCCACCTTCAGGAGATAGCGGAGGACGAGCTTGCCAAGGATTGGACCAAGCGGAGGATGAAGGACGACCTGGTGCCTGAAACGAAGCGG CTCAATTACACCCGACCTGGGCTTCCAAAGCTCAATCCAAGGCTGctggaaaactggaagaatGAAGTGAAGGAGAAGGGCCGCATCAACTGTCCCAACAAC TGCTGTGAAGCCATTTACTCCAGCGTCTCAGGGCTGAAAGCTCACCTGGCCAACTGCAACAAG GGGGACCACTCAGTGGGCAAGTACCGCTGCCTCCTGTGCCAGAAGGAGTTCAGCTCAGAGAGCGGGGTCAAGTACCACATCATCAAGGCTCACTCGGAG AACTGGTTCCGAACCTCTGCAGAGGCCAGCcggaaaaagaaaagcagggaacagctttcttccagcaaagaggagaaaaagaaaagcacaagcgggaagaaaagggggaggaaaCCCAAAGAGAGGCCTCCAGAAATGTCCCCGAAGGGCAAAGAGAGCGTGGCAGCAAAGACTAATCACAAGAAAACCCTTGAGCACTGGGAAGGCCCCCGAGGCAGCCCCGATGGGGATGAGCTTGTCCCCAAGCCCCCGAGCCAGCGGAAGGGAGGAGCCAGTAAGATGCCTGAGAAATGA
- the ZNF512B gene encoding zinc finger protein 512B isoform X8, with protein MADSYTFKGGRKTAGSNKPAASKESRTETRINPPAELPKLGNATSDRTEGRKKGRPKAENQALKDIPLPLMNQWKDEFKAHSRVKCPNSGCWLEFPSIYGLKYHYQRCQGGAISEKLTYSCSYCEAAFTSKTQLEKHRLWNHLDRPVPTSKAENKVPKAIGKSSGKKRAAESSACPTIHPKQAKTEKAAAQDHAENGECLAESRESKEFQIAAAEAMAAATPTAKSSSGKDAVQQRGSQASLQEEDPERMKHKSGRKQKTPKKFTGEQPSISGTFGLKGLVKAEDKAKAHRAKKLEGNTNTEELKKKPPGAGVKKETAVHLPAANPEDQWQREISEKGEVACPTCSVITRKTVVGLKKHMDVCQKLQDALKCQHCKKQFKSKAGLNYHTMAEHVSKPVPVETAGLGEQEERERLRKVLKQMGKLKCPNEGCVANFSSLMGYQYHQKRCGKQLAEADKPVFSCPHCGKKYKSKAGHDYHVRSEHMASVSPLDASTAQGVGPSPPGGDCRAAEPAGRTEPGRAGPGKPSEEPEVKPEPGPVEDFERTPSGRIRRTSAQVAVFHLQEIAEDELAKDWTKRRMKDDLVPETKRPVPHCPGTCMFSAEVPPSSCRDLEELSLTQLPVCTQWADEKPAHKQTSIFFTRLGIPVRQLAQKGIRTRCCHPPWSRAGGFRSRTGWKLFVSSMLGVVIVGFQMTSAAMHL; from the exons ATGGCGGATTCCTATACCTTTAAAGGtggaaggaaaactgcaggCTCTAACAAACCCGCTGCCAGCAAAGAAAGCAGGACAGAGACAAGGATAAACCCACCGGCAGAGCTGCCCAAGCTCG GAAATGCAACCAGTGACAGAACTGAGGGCAGGAAGAAAGGACGACCCAAGGCCGAGAACCAGGCGCTGAAAGACATCCCC CTCCCCCTGATGAACCAGTGGAAGGACGAATTCAAAGCCCACTCCAGGGTGAAATGTCCCAATTcaggctgctggctggagtTCCCCAGCATTTATGGTTTGAAGTACCACTATCAACGCTGCCAAGGG GGTGCAATCTCAGAGAAGCTGACGTATTCGTGCTCGTACTGCGAAGCTGCCTTCACCTCCAAAACCCAGCTAGAAAAGCATCGGCTCTGGAATCACTTGGACCGGCCAGTGCCaaccagcaaagcagaaaacaaagtgcCGAAGGCCATTGGAAAGAGCAGTGGCAAGAAAAG AGCTGCTGAGAGTTCAGCTTGCCCCACCATCCATCCCAAACAGGCAAAGACGGAAAAAGCTGCGGCCCAGGACCACGCCGAGAATGGCGAGTGCCTGGCGGAGAGCCGGGAGAGCAAGGAGTTTCAGATCGCAGCAGCTGAGGCAATGGCAGCCGCCACCCCCACGGCGAAGTCTTCGAGCGGCAAGGATGCTGTGCAGCAGCGGGGCAGCCAGGCCTCTCTGCAGGAGGAAGACCCCGAGAGGATGAAGCACA agtcaggaaggaaacagaaaactcCTAAGAAATTTACGGGGGAGCAGCCGTCCATCTCGGGGACGTTTGGACTGAAAG GTCTTGTTAAAGCAGAGGACAAAGCGAAAGCTCATCGAGCCAAGAAGTTAGAGGGTAACACCAACACAGAGGAGCTGAAAAAGAAACCTCCAGGAGCTGGTGTGAAGAAGGAAACAGCTGTACATCTACCAGCAG CAAACCCCGAGGACCAGTGGCAGCGGGAGATCAGCGAGAAGGGAGAAGTTGCCTGTCCAACCTGCAGTGTTATAACCAGAAAGACTGTTGTGGGGCTCAAAAAGCACATGGATGTCTGCCAGAAG CTGCAGGATGCCTTGAAGTGTCAGCACTGCAAAAAGCAGTTCAAGTCCAAGGCTGGGCTGAATTACCACACCATGGCTGAACACGTCAGCAAG CCTGTTCCTGTGGAAACCGCTGGACTTGGTGAACAGGAAGAGCgggaaaggctgaggaaagTGCTAAAGCAGATGGGAAAACTGAAATGTCCCAATGAG GGCTGCGTGGCCAATTTCTCCAGCCTAATGGGCTACCAGTACCACCAGAAGCGGTGCGGGAAGCAGCTCGCCGAGGCCGACAAGCCTGTCTTCAGCTGCCCACACTGTGGCAAGAAGTACAAATCCAAGGCTGGCCACGACTACCATGTGCGGTCAGAACACATGGCCTCGGTGAGCCCCCTGGACGCCTCCACAGCCCAAGGAGTGGGGCCATCCCCCCCTGGGGGtgactgcagagctgcagagcctgcGGGCAGGAcagagccgggcagggccgggccgggcaaG CCTTCGGAGGAGCCAGAGGTGAAGCCGGAGCCTGGCCCCGTAGAAGATTTTGAAAGGACCCCAAGTGGCCGCATCCGTCGGACATCAGCCCAAGTAGCCGTCTTCCACCTTCAGGAGATAGCGGAGGACGAGCTTGCCAAGGATTGGACCAAGCGGAGGATGAAGGACGACCTGGTGCCTGAAACGAAGCGG CCTGTCCCACACTGTCCTGGCACGTGTATGTTCTCGGCAGAAGTGCCACCATCCTCCTGCAGAGACCTGGAGGAGCTCAGCCTGACTCAGCTCCCAGTCTGCACGCAGTGGGCAGATGAAAAACCagcacacaaacaaaccagtatCTTCTTTACCCGCCTTGGCATCCCGGTGAGGCAGCTGGCGCAGAAGGGGATCCGGACACGGTGCTGCCATCCACcttggagcagagctgggggttTTAGGTCTAGAACTGGTTGgaaactttttgtttcctcaaTGCTTGGTGTTGTCATTGTTGGTTTCCAGATGACTTCAGCTGCAATGCATTTATAA